AGTCTCTTTGTTAAGATAGAATCTAATTATTGACAGGAGATACAATTTTAATCACTTGACATTTTAGTGATATTGCAGAGAGAGGCATACTCACTTTTGTTGTGTATCATAAATTGTTGCAGAAtacattgtaaaaaaaacaacaactttgcaTCCAAGGCACATTAAAATTTGTAGGTAACTTTTATAATCAACTCAGCATCACGGCTGTTCATGTTACAGTCCCACATGATTGATCTATGAATTTGTGCTTAGTGATATGAAAGACAGGTTTGGTCCTGCACATAGCAGCATGCATTTGAGGGGGAAAGAAAGGAAACTCGACAGCAGAGGAATTCAACtctttccagaaagggctgagagggtgcaggttttctttgcaaccacccactccaccaggtgatttcacggaatcagttaatcagtgaatcacctggtggagtgggtggtagcaaagaaaacctgcaccctctcggccctttctggaacgagttgaatacccctggtctACAGCATGGAATATAAAGCAGGTTCATTAGGATCTCatttacattcacccattcattcaCATCTCTCTCACATTCTGTTTTGAacctaaagtttttttttgttgtttttttttactttcacttttgatactctgtgtgcttcttaccctgtgtgctgctaggcaatgatgctggaacctcaatttcactgagggagtcttcccaagggattaataaagttctatctaatctaatctaagcaAACCATCCATAGCTTTGAAGTGTATACGTCATTGTTGTGAGGCAGGTACACCTTCAACATGCCTCTATTCTGCTAGATATAACAAAAATACATGATGGTGTAGAGGTTAGagaggtgggcttgtgaccagacaaTCCTTATTTAGAATCCACATCAGGCCACTAAGGTCCTTTGGGGGATGAAATTATTCTCCAAGTTGTtcttggtgtgcagttgagcaccttgcacatGGTAACATGTtgccatcagtgtgtgtgtgcgtacgtggGAATAGCCAAATGTAAGATATCATTTCCTTTTGTGaacaaataaacataaattacctaAACAATATTGTAATACGTCTTTGCTTTCCTCAACAGCAAAGCTGTGTGTTGGTGTAATGACTttaagttattattattttcaattaGCATTTGTTAGCTTTATTTATTTCTGAATTATTTGTATTTGTGAAGATAACTGAATTTTATCTCACTGaggcattttatttttctttctgcAGAAATGCTATTGCTACATGTTATTTGTGTTGCACTTGCAGAGCTTCCATACATCTCTCCCTGAGTACTGTTTTGTACGTCTTAGGGAGACAGATGTACTGGACAGAGCACACGACAGACCAGATGACAGCTTGTTATGATGTTATTTTTCTACAGAGAGATGCTGCTAATAAATGGAAACTGATCCTTCAACtcatcaatatcaatgccatcaCTAACATAGATGTCAACCTGaccccagaaagggcaaagagggtgcagggttctttgtaaccaccaactccactgggtgacttcactgattaacagcagatgGGATCAGGAGactggatgagttcatcaatgagaTCACCTGGTGCAGTTGGTGGTTCCAAAGAAATCTGCATCCTCTTTGCCTTTTCTGAAGTCAGGTTGATTTGTTCCACTGGTAATGATCCAAcctcacaaacacacagtgctTGGTTTGAACCCAGACACCTGTTTTATATTTCATGCTGTGGGGGAGGGACATTTTTCTTCCCCTGAAATATGTGTCATTCTGCAGGAAACCACAGATCAACCAATACCAACTATGACATAAAAACATGTGACAAACACAAAACACTGTTGGTTGAGTTTTTATAAATTGACCTCAACTTGTCCTCTCAAGTTCAGTCAACTTAAAAAATTAAAGCAGCCTGTACACCTACTTTTAACTTTAACAAAGTGGTTAGTGACATGGAAGGTTCTGTATTGAGAAGAATcctcaaaaattacctcaagctGTGTGGGGTCCTTTTCAGACGGGCCTGGCCTTTGTTGTCCAAGGTCAGAATTTGTTGGATCACCATGATGACTGGATCTGATGAGGTCGTCCGTATCGTGTGGATCATTTGGCACTGCTACTTCAGAATCAGCCTGTCCTTCCTTTAAAGTCTCATTCTCCAGTACGGGTTCCTTTGAAGTGACCTCTGTTTCTTTCAGTGCTCTCTCTTCCCCTTCTGGCAGACACTGTGCACTTACCTGCAAACTTTCACTCTCGTCCTCCAGTTCTGTCATTGATATATTTGCGTGGGCGGCTTGTGATGAACTGTTTTCTGCACCACCTGCAGTATCGTGCACACTGCTGTAATCTTGCAAGTGGATGGCTTCTCCATCCGTATCAGACATCTCTTTTTCTTTGGTCTTAGCATCAGCGGACTCACATTTTGACTCTTTGTCAGAATCCACATCTTGATGAGGTTCTGCTTCACTTTTCTTGTCATGATCTTCCTTCTTATCAGTTTCATCCTCTGAGGGGTTTTCTTTTGTTTCAGTTATCCACTGAGATGATGAATCTTTAACATCTCTTGTATCGTAGTCACCATCACTTGAATCAGATTCACTTGTGTCCAACTTCTTCATCACATCAAAAGTCTCCTGCTGACTCTCCATTTCTTCCAATTTAGACTCTTCTTTCTCCAGCGTTTCTATTTCAGGCTCATCGTGGTCTTGTGTATCATATGTATTATGATCTGTCCCCACAGCAGAAACCTGCTTGGATTCATCATCTTGCTTCTCTAAGATCTCGGTGTGTAAATCTACCTTCATCACATCAAAAGCCTCCTGCTGACTTTCCATTTCCTCCAGTTTAGACTTGGCATCCTTTTCTTGCTCTTCCATTTCAGGATCCCTGTGGTCTTGTGTGTCATATGTATTAGAATCTGCTCCCACAGTAGAAACCAGTTTGGACTCATCATCTTGCTTCTCTAAGATCTTTGTCTGTAAATCTACCTTCATCATGTCAAAAGCCTCTTGCTGACTTTCCATTTCCTCCCATTTTGACTTGGCATCCTTCTCCAGCTCTTCCATTTCGGGCTCCTCATGATCTTTGGCATCACGTACATTATGATCGGTTCCCACAGCAGAAACCTGCTGGGACTCCTGCATCTCTGAGGTCTTGGTCTGTAAATCCACTGATCCTTTATCCACTGACTGGTTTTTCTCAACTTCAGTAATCTGTTCAACCTCTGGAACATCTTTAAAGCAAACTTCAACCAAAGAGTCCTCCATTGGTGTAGCATGATCCTCTAGACCATCCTTCATATGAAGCTTTTGTTCATTATCAGTAGGTGCTTCAGTTTTACGTGTTTCATCAAAACTGTCTTTGGCCTCTGTTTTGTTCTTTTCTGCTGTTGTTACAGGAATATCGTCTGGTTGCTGTTGACTACATTCAGGATTTTCAGGTTGAAATGGTGATGACAGATCAGCTATTTCTTCCATATGAGGCGTTTCTTGTTTGATAACATGTGCATCACTGAGTTTGTCACCAACCAAGGCTCCTCCCATTGTGTCTTCTGTTCTTTGAAGCTCTTCAGCACAAACATTTACATCAGCTAATCCAGCACGTGGAACTACATCCACTGCCTCTCCAACTTCAGCACTTTGTGTTGTTTGTGACTCTCCAGTTTCCTTATCTCCAACCTCTTGGTGAGCCTCTTGTTCATGCCTGCCTGCTGCCATTCCCAACTCTTGAGAACAAACATCTACGTTTGATACTCCATTGAGTGATAAGTCAGACTGCTGCAATTCAGACTGGAATACATTTGTGCTGGGGGGAGATATACTGCGGTTTTCATTAGCTGCCAAGTCAACCTGGTCAAGTGTGGTAATTACTGCATTTTTCTCATGGCCTGTCCCACTCAGTTCATCTAAGTGTACATCACGAGGTGCAACCCTGTTGACACATTCCTCCTCGGAAAGGCCATCCTCCAGTGAAATGTGTTTCTCTCTAATGTCCACCTTTTCTTCTTCATCTATGTTGACAGTTTTATCGACCTCTTCGGAGTCTTTATGTGGCACCACTGAAAGAGGCAAGGCTTCTGCTGAATGATCGGATTCCTCAACAGTTTGGGTCTTATGTGAGGTTTCTCTAAAAAGGTACCAGTCACAAtaaaaaacagaatgtgacaattggttaaaaacaaacaaacaaacaagtaaacAAAAACACGTTATATATAATTCAAATGGTCCCTGGTGCTTTTTCAAAAACACAGAACAATGTCTATTTTCTGGGGTCATCTGAGACCTAGTCACTGGTCAATCTGGCATGTTACGTACATCTTACAGCTTCGTGGTCCTTTTCCTCTTACCCTTAATTCACAGGAAACCTCACTGCTTTCAAGAGGAATCTGCTGTTTCATGATTCTCCTGGGTCTGCCTCTGTCTCCCAAAGATTCCCTTCTTCAGAGGCATTTTAAAAGCTTACGTATTCTGTGTGAAAAGGTGAAATGTAATATTGGCTTATTCTCATAAAGCAAGAGTGTAGCCGTGGTGCTAACTGCTGCAGTGCCCGCCTTCCCCAAACAAATTTTGGTCAATGGAGCTTACTGCATACTTTACATTCAATTTCAAAATTTCAAATTTTAAATTCTCTAAGTAATTCTCTTTGACTGTATTTAAGTTAGTGTTAAAGCCGATTCAAACTGTTTCATAAAATACCATTTTACCTTCAGTGTCAGCCTGTGTGCAGCCAGTGTAGCCTGCAGTGCCCCCTATCATAGCTAACATTAGCTGCATTTACAAAGACGGTCATATTCTGATATTAATCTGATTAAGACAATACTCTGAAGAAGACACTACCATGTAAACAACAATTTGTCATTACCTTAACCCAAATACAGCCATTATCAGAGTAAACAACAATAATGTAGAGTTAAAGGTAGGGGGCTGAATACTACTTCAGCGGTCATTGGGcaaaaggtggggtacaccctggacaggctgccagtttaTCACACTCATGATTTAAATCTTTTCTTAATTAGAATAAGTGCAATAACTGGATTATTGCTgcccatgtaaacatagtcattgATAGACAGAAGAGGCAAGTTACCAAGGTTAGCAAGTATGGTATTGACTGCACCTCATCACTAAActacagcgcatccagaaagtattcacgttgcttcactttttccacattttgttatgtttcagccttattccaaaatggatgaaattcattttttcctcaatccATTTACTTCAGTTCTacccacaaaaccccataataacaatgtgaaaaaagttttttttttctagtttttttttttttgggggggggggtatttaaaaaaacaactaagaaatcacatgtacatacgtattcacagcctttgccatgaagcttaatgatagatgtttctacagcttaattggagtccacctggggtaactttagttgattggacatacttggaaaggcacacacctgtctacatataaggtcccacagttgacagtgcatgtcagagcacaaaccaagcatgaagtcaagtaagtctgtagacctctgagacaggattattttgaggcataaatctggggaagggttcagaaacatttctgttgctttgaaggtcccaataagcacagtgtcctccatcatctgtaaatggaagacattcagatccaccaggacgcctgtgtatatacagtgaggaaaataagtatttgaacttagaaatcatggaggggtctgaaattttcatcttaggtgcatgtcacactgtgagagacataatctaaaaaaaaaaaaaaaaatccagaaatcacaatgtatgattttttaataatttatttgtatgttactgctgcaaataagtatttgaacacctgtgaaaatcaatgttaatatttggtacagaaacctttgtttgcaattacagaggtcaaacgtttcctgtagttcttgaccaagtttacacatagtgcagcagggattttggtccactcctccatacagatcttctccaaatctttcaggtttggagtttcagctccctccatagATTTTGctattgagttcagatctggagactggacaggccactccaggaccttgaaatgcttcttacggagcccctccttagttgccctggctgtgtgtttggggtcattgtcatgctggaagacccagccatgacccatcttccatgctcttactgagggaaggaggttgtttaccaaaatctcacaatacatgaccccatccatcctcccttcaatacggtgcagtcgtcctgtcccctttgcagaagagcacccccagagtatgatgtttccacccccatgcttcacggttgggatggttttcttggggttgttctcatcctctaaacatggtaagtggagttgattccaaaaagctctattttggtctaatctgaccacatgaccttctcccatgcctcctctggatcatccagatggtcactggtgaacttcaaatgggcctggacatgtgctggcttgagcagggagaccttgctgccctgcaggattttaaaccatgacagcatcatgtgttactaatgtaatctttgtgactgtggtcccagctctcttcaggtcattgaccaggtcctcctgtgtagttctgagctttctcagaatcatccttaccccacaaagtgagatcttgcatggaatcccagaccaagggagattgacagtcatcttgtgtttcttccatgttctaataaataatcataacagttgttgtcttctaccaagctgcttgcctgttgtcctgtagtccatcccagccttgtgcaggtctacagttttgtccctggtgtccttagacagctcttaggtcttggctatggtggacaggttggagtgtaattgactgagtgtgtatacaggtaacaatttcaaacaggtgcaattaatacaggtaaagagtgcagaataagagggcttcttaaagaaaaattcacaggtctgtgtgagccagaattcttgctggttggtagggggtcaaatacttatttgccacaGTAacgtgcaaataaattatttaaaaaatcatacattgtgatttccggaattttgttttttagattatgtctctcacagtagacatgcacctaagatgaaaatttcagacccctccatgatgtctaagtgggagaacttgcaaaaccgcagggtgttcaaatacttattttcctcactgtatatttagCCTTCTGACATTGTCCTAATCAGTACAAGCTATACCCAAATGCCTACATAATTAAAAGACCTCATACTCATGAATCCAGTGGCATTAATttatttaataaacatgaactttatcttCTTCTCCTCCTAACTTTCCTCCGATCTTTCCCTGAAGTCACTTCCTCTCCCTCTTCTCATGTGGCAATAAGACATAAGGTGAGACTCACTGAGAAATGATGTCCTCTGTTTCAGGTTCTGCTGAAGGACCAGCctgaaaaaaagtaaaaagacaaGAACAAAGATAGATTATTCAAAGAAGCACATAAAGACATAAAAAGGGCAGTCAAAGGAATGTGAATtataggtctgttagaaaagtattggaccttttaatttttttcaaaaacctgatggatttgaatcacatgtgcttgcatgagccaaccttgaaccttcgtgcgcatgcgtgatttttttcacgtctgtcggttgcgtcatttgcttgtaagcagcctttgtgtgaggatgggtctctcatcattttttctttgaaaggaaatggcggaacgactggagcagcgcaactgtatcaaattttgccagaaactgggtgacagccaggtggaaaccattcagattattcacacggctttcggtgacgatttaaagacggccgcacaacagtggagagtgcgccacgctccggtcggccatcaacacactgaaatgaccagatcatttccaaagtgaacgctgagatgatgtgggaccattgtgtgactatccaagaaattgtggaagaggtggacatcagcaatttttcggcacattccactgtgacagacgatttggccatgaaaagagttgcagcgaaattcatcggcacgaagctgatggcggcacaaaagcgccaccgtgttgaagcctcaccgaacatgttgtaacatgcccagctcttgcaccattcggaagattcagacggctttcggtggcttttcagtcatgtgactatccgagaaattgtggacgagctgggcatgtcacaatatgtcctgtaagacttcaatacggtggcgcttttgttccaccatcagctttgtgccgatgaatttcgctgcaactcttttcatggccacatcttctgtcacagtggaatgtgctgaaaaagtgctgatgtccacttcttccacaatttctcggatagtcacacgacggtcccacattaccaaagcgttcagtttggaaacgatccggtcatttcagcgtgttgatggccgaccgaagcgtggcgcgctctccaccattgtgcagacatctttaaaccggttgtaccgctccttaatctgtgtgatgcccacagcatcgtcaccgaaagccgtctgaatcttccgaatggtttccacctggctgtcgcccagtttctggcaaaatttgatgcagtcgcgctgctccagtcgttccgccatttccttgcaaagaaaaaacgacgagagactccacccatcctcacacaaaggctgtttacaagcaaatgacgcaaccgacaggcgtgaaaaaaatcagtcatgcgcacgaaggttcaaggttggctcatgcaagcacacgtgattcaaatccatcaggtttttgaaaaaaataaaaaggtccgatacttttctaacagacctcgtacaccattTGATTGTTTATTAATGCTGCAACCAGGAGTTCTAATGCCAGTTTTTGTTTAATGTGCTACCAGCTTCCTGCTACAACATTAGCAGTTATGAAGCTGTTCATTGACAGCGCAGGGCCTTTTTTTCAAGGatcctcttattccatattttcCATTTTTCTTTACTTCAAGCCCAGTCACACATGTCAAACGTCTGCACTACAAATGCAGTCATTTTGGCTGCATAAATTCTTCCAATTAACAGTGTCACTGTGGAAGGTGGGAATTTGACACTACTTAATCAtttctgtaataataataatttccaaaGTGGGGTGTGACATCCAGGAACACTATGTTAAAGGGGTTAAAGCTGTAATCATCTTTTTTATTCCCAAAATTTCATCTGTAGAGCACTTTGCAACTATTTGAGTTCTGAAAAATGCGTATAAGGAATAACTGAAAATAACAGACAGTCAGCAATGTTCCTTCCATTAACTGTTTCAGCTGCACTCTATAAACTGAGCACGTGTGCAACTAACCTCAAATGGATGGTTGTTGTAGAATCCATCTTCCAATTTGGCAGCCCACTCAGCAGGATCCACACCACTCTCTACAAGATCAGCCAAaattattaacattattattattatattccaGAGATGTTATCATTAGCATAATCCCATTATTTATTGTTGTCTCACAATTGTAAGATGTCAAAAGCCAACTTGAAGTTCAGTGTCTTTCAGACCACACAGCTGAACGAAATTGTTTTTCTCTGAGCTCACGTGCAGAATCGACAGCATTAAGTAAAAGTAAAGGGGAAAAAATATATGGATAAAATACTTACGGGTCTACAGACAagttatgataaaaaaaaatgcactctgTTTACACCGTAGTTGCAGTTATTGCACAATGTAACAAGAACTTGACAATAGTGAAAAAAGTCATGTGGCAATCAAGGGATGAGTAACACTGCATTATTGTACAAAAAATAGCATTTCACAaatgtgtataatatatatatatatatatatatatatatatatatatatattatatatatatatatatatatatatatatatatatatatatatatatatgagtgcaTGTGTTCAGGACATCAACAGTTCCATTTGGCCAGCAAAATGATGTGCTGAGTCAGGCAGTCTTGCAAGCTATGTCAAGTACCAAAGTAACACAGGTAATTATGTGAAGTCATGATCACTTCTGGCACCCCAAAAGAAGAGGAGAACAATTATGTGATCAACCCTGCTGTGCTCATATTGATCATACTGACAGACTGACAAAATGCTTGTGATTTAGGTGATTGAGCTCCCTCCCCCATGCTTCCCCCCACCCTTTTTTGTTTAGCTCTCTCTGTAACATCCTTGTCAAAACCAGTTCTCTTCTTGCAAAGATGGGGCACTGCAGTTTTTCCCAAGGAAGCCACATTATGACAGCCTGAAGATTTACAGATATCCTTCCTGCAAAGAGATTTTGTAGCTCTGCCAAGGCCCAACAGCttcatgacacacctgtgagataaatgataaatgtgctgcatttctacagcactttttcATC
The sequence above is drawn from the Thalassophryne amazonica chromosome 4, fThaAma1.1, whole genome shotgun sequence genome and encodes:
- the spa17 gene encoding sperm surface protein Sp17 isoform X1, with the translated sequence MAVPFSRTHLRVPRGFGNILEGLSREVLRDQPEDIPKYAAQYFSGLLKQREESGVDPAEWAAKLEDGFYNNHPFEAGPSAEPETEDIISQETSHKTQTVEESDHSAEALPLSVVPHKDSEEVDKTVNIDEEEKVDIREKHISLEDGLSEEECVNRVAPRDVHLDELSGTGHEKNAVITTLDQVDLAANENRSISPPSTNVFQSELQQSDLSLNGVSNVDVCSQELGMAAGRHEQEAHQEVGDKETGESQTTQSAEVGEAVDVVPRAGLADVNVCAEELQRTEDTMGGALVGDKLSDAHVIKQETPHMEEIADLSSPFQPENPECSQQQPDDIPVTTAEKNKTEAKDSFDETRKTEAPTDNEQKLHMKDGLEDHATPMEDSLVEVCFKDVPEVEQITEVEKNQSVDKGSVDLQTKTSEMQESQQVSAVGTDHNVRDAKDHEEPEMEELEKDAKSKWEEMESQQEAFDMMKVDLQTKILEKQDDESKLVSTVGADSNTYDTQDHRDPEMEEQEKDAKSKLEEMESQQEAFDVMKVDLHTEILEKQDDESKQVSAVGTDHNTYDTQDHDEPEIETLEKEESKLEEMESQQETFDVMKKLDTSESDSSDGDYDTRDVKDSSSQWITETKENPSEDETDKKEDHDKKSEAEPHQDVDSDKESKCESADAKTKEKEMSDTDGEAIHLQDYSSVHDTAGGAENSSSQAAHANISMTELEDESESLQVSAQCLPEGEERALKETEVTSKEPVLENETLKEGQADSEVAVPNDPHDTDDLIRSSHHGDPTNSDLGQQRPGPSEKDPTQLESQTPPDNVAEVKGRSRAVRGSGGGVTVLREEEERVEALQRARREVTERLIQEMSLEEHRELTAQLLERQPGLLFDALMMYQHRHGTPPVGQVPGVPWCTCGNCRDMSTDRERKCCGQDPDYCFSVLPQFSHYCLDEGYLRIHRQYRDDITLLGQITEPGDDNREYRYAAYRHFIFWQHGSLGQGNRLVLPSCCVWRIRNKFPDPQGHYTVKLQQLTD
- the spa17 gene encoding sperm surface protein Sp17 isoform X3, which gives rise to MAVPFSRTHLRVPRGFGNILEGLSREVLRDQPEDIPKYAAQYFSGLLKQREESGVDPAEWAAKLEDGFYNNHPFEAGPSAEPETEDIISQETSHKTQTVEESDHSAEALPLSVVPHKDSEEVDKTVNIDEEEKVDIREKHISLEDGLSEEECVNRVAPRDVHLDELSGTGHEKNAVITTLDQVDLAANENRSISPPSTNVFQSELQQSDLSLNGVSNVDVCSQELGMAAGRHEQEAHQEVGDKETGESQTTQSAEVGEAVDVVPRAGLADVNVCAEELQRTEDTMGGALVGDKLSDAHVIKQETPHMEEIADLSSPFQPENPECSQQQPDDIPVTTAEKNKTEAKDSFDETRKTEAPTDNEQKLHMKDGLEDHATPMEDSLVEVCFKDVPEVEQITEVEKNQSVDKGSVDLQTKTSEMQESQQVSAVGTDHNVRDAKDHEEPEMEELEKDAKSKWEEMESQQEAFDMMKVDLQTKILEKQDDESKLVSTVGADSNTYDTQDHRDPEMEEQEKDAKSKLEEMESQQEAFDVMKVDLHTEILEKQDDESKQVSAVGTDHNTYDTQDHDEPEIETLEKEESKLEEMESQQETFDVMKKLDTSESDSSDGDYDTRDVKDSSSQWITETKENPSEDETDKKEDHDKKSEAEPHQDVDSDKESKCESADAKTKEKEMSDTDGEAIHLQDYSSVHDTAGGAENSSSQAAHANISMTELEDESESLQVSAQCLPEGEERALKETEVTSKEPVLENETLKEGQADSEVAVPNDPHDTDDLIRSSHHGDPTNSDLGQQRPGPSEKDPTQLEEECSRPQEEEDIMDIPLDDPEANRAAAKIQAGFRGHMTRKKMKPEDKAEGEERQEDRGQ
- the spa17 gene encoding sperm surface protein Sp17 isoform X2; protein product: MAVPFSRTHLRVPRGFGNILEGLSREVLRDQPEDIPKYAAQYFSGLLKQREESGVDPAEWAAKLEDGFYNNHPFEAGPSAEPETEDIISQETSHKTQTVEESDHSAEALPLSVVPHKDSEEVDKTVNIDEEEKVDIREKHISLEDGLSEEECVNRVAPRDVHLDELSGTGHEKNAVITTLDQVDLAANENRSISPPSTNVFQSELQQSDLSLNGVSNVDVCSQELGMAAGRHEQEAHQEVGDKETGESQTTQSAEVGEAVDVVPRAGLADVNVCAEELQRTEDTMGGALVGDKLSDAHVIKQETPHMEEIADLSSPFQPENPECSQQQPDDIPVTTAEKNKTEAKDSFDETRKTEAPTDNEQKLHMKDGLEDHATPMEDSLVEVCFKDVPEVEQITEVEKNQSVDKGSVDLQTKTSEMQESQQVSAVGTDHNVRDAKDHEEPEMEELEKDAKSKWEEMESQQEAFDMMKVDLQTKILEKQDDESKLVSTVGADSNTYDTQDHRDPEMEEQEKDAKSKLEEMESQQEAFDVMKVDLHTEILEKQDDESKQVSAVGTDHNTYDTQDHDEPEIETLEKEESKLEEMESQQETFDVMKKLDTSESDSSDGDYDTRDVKDSSSQWITETKENPSEDETDKKEDHDKKSEAEPHQDVDSDKESKCESADAKTKEKEMSDTDGEAIHLQDYSSVHDTAGGAENSSSQAAHANISMTELEDESESLQVSAQCLPEGEERALKETEVTSKEPVLENETLKEGQADSEVAVPNDPHDTDDLIRSSHHGDPTNSDLGQQRPGPSEKDPTQLEEECSRPQEEEDIMDIPLDDPEANRAAAKIQAGFRGHMTRKKMKPEDKAEGEEVSSTGEVLSSNKGDTETGRSRTVERGDTSVPEQ